Proteins from a genomic interval of Bradyrhizobium sp. CCGB01:
- a CDS encoding endonuclease domain-containing protein has protein sequence MPHDEVSEIQRHRAKRLRREMTRAETLLWRYLKADRLSGLAFRRQTPMGHYIADFVAHSCKLIVELDGESRDFDERIRHDERRDQWFVSRGYRVLRITNEDVMKNLEGVVLSILEAAEQAAPLSLPLPRKGGGNPPASESLTPDADRAEEP, from the coding sequence ATGCCGCACGACGAGGTCAGCGAGATTCAGCGCCATCGCGCCAAACGATTGAGGCGCGAGATGACTCGCGCGGAAACGTTGCTATGGCGCTACCTGAAGGCTGATCGTCTCTCGGGCCTGGCCTTTCGCCGTCAGACACCTATGGGCCACTACATCGCGGATTTCGTCGCGCATTCCTGCAAGCTTATCGTTGAACTAGATGGCGAGAGCCGCGACTTCGATGAGCGTATTCGCCACGATGAGCGGCGCGACCAATGGTTCGTATCCCGGGGATATCGCGTGCTGCGCATCACCAACGAGGACGTGATGAAAAATCTCGAGGGAGTTGTTCTTTCCATTCTCGAGGCAGCGGAGCAAGCGGCACCCCTCTCCCTACCCCTCCCCCGCAAGGGGGGAGGGAACCCTCCTGCCAGTGAGTCCCTTACTCCTGACGCCGACAGAGCAGAGGAGCCATGA
- the ureC gene encoding urease subunit alpha: MSVKIKRSVYADMFGPTTGDRVRLADTDLIIEVEKDFTTYGEEVKFGGGKVIRDGMGQSQVTNKQGAADTVITNALIVDHWGIVKADVAIKDGMISAIGKAGNPDIQPGVTIVIGPGTDVIAGEGKILTAGGFDSHIHFICPQQIEHALMSGVTSMLGGGTGPSHGTFATTCTPGPWHMGRMIQSFDAFPVNLGISGKGNASRPAALVEMIKGGACALKLHEDWGTTPAAIDNCLSVADDYDIQVMLHSDTLNESGFVEDTIKAFKGRTIHAFHTEGAGGGHAPDIIKVAGLKNVLPSSTNPTRPFTRNTIDEHLDMLMVCHHLDPSIAEDLAFAESRIRKETIAAEDILHDLGALSMMSSDSQAMGRLGEVIIRTWQTADKMKKQRGSLPQDKGKDNDNFRVKRYIAKYTINPAIAHGVSKLIGSVEKGKMADLVLWSPAFFGVKPDCIVKGGSIVAAPMGDPNASIPTPQPVHYQPMFGAFGRARTASSVVFTSKAAITGGLARKLGIEKKLYAVQNTRSKISKKSMIHNDATPNIEVDPETYEVRADGELLTCAPAEVLPMAQRYFMY; the protein is encoded by the coding sequence ATGTCCGTCAAAATAAAGCGTTCCGTCTATGCCGACATGTTTGGCCCGACCACCGGCGACAGGGTGCGGCTGGCCGACACCGATCTCATCATCGAGGTGGAGAAGGATTTCACCACCTATGGCGAGGAGGTGAAGTTCGGCGGCGGCAAGGTGATCCGCGACGGCATGGGGCAGTCGCAGGTCACCAACAAGCAGGGCGCGGCCGACACCGTCATCACCAACGCGCTGATCGTCGACCACTGGGGCATCGTCAAGGCCGACGTCGCGATCAAGGACGGCATGATTTCGGCGATCGGCAAGGCCGGAAATCCCGACATCCAGCCGGGCGTCACCATCGTCATCGGTCCCGGCACCGACGTGATCGCGGGTGAGGGCAAGATCCTCACGGCCGGCGGCTTTGACAGCCACATCCATTTCATCTGTCCGCAGCAGATCGAGCACGCCCTGATGAGCGGCGTCACCTCCATGCTGGGTGGCGGCACTGGCCCGTCGCACGGCACGTTCGCTACCACCTGCACGCCGGGGCCGTGGCACATGGGGCGGATGATCCAGTCGTTCGACGCCTTCCCGGTCAATCTCGGCATTTCCGGCAAGGGTAACGCCTCGCGGCCCGCCGCGCTGGTCGAGATGATCAAGGGCGGCGCCTGCGCGCTGAAGCTGCACGAGGACTGGGGCACGACGCCGGCTGCGATCGACAATTGCCTGTCGGTGGCCGACGATTACGACATCCAGGTCATGCTGCATTCCGACACGCTGAACGAATCCGGCTTCGTCGAGGACACGATCAAGGCGTTCAAGGGCCGCACCATCCACGCCTTCCACACCGAGGGCGCCGGCGGCGGCCACGCCCCCGATATCATCAAGGTCGCGGGCCTGAAGAACGTGCTGCCGTCCTCGACCAATCCGACGCGGCCCTTCACCCGCAACACCATCGACGAGCATCTGGACATGCTGATGGTGTGCCACCACCTCGATCCCTCGATCGCAGAAGACCTGGCGTTTGCCGAGAGCCGCATCCGCAAGGAGACCATTGCGGCCGAAGACATTCTGCACGATCTCGGCGCGCTCTCGATGATGTCCTCGGACTCCCAAGCCATGGGCCGCCTCGGCGAGGTCATCATCCGGACCTGGCAGACGGCCGACAAGATGAAGAAGCAGCGTGGATCGCTGCCGCAGGACAAGGGCAAGGACAACGACAATTTCCGCGTCAAGCGCTACATCGCCAAATACACGATCAACCCCGCGATCGCGCACGGCGTGTCGAAGCTGATCGGGTCGGTGGAGAAGGGCAAGATGGCCGACCTCGTGCTGTGGTCGCCGGCCTTCTTCGGCGTCAAGCCGGACTGCATCGTCAAGGGCGGCAGCATCGTCGCGGCGCCCATGGGCGATCCCAACGCCTCGATCCCGACGCCGCAGCCGGTGCATTACCAGCCGATGTTCGGCGCCTTCGGCAGGGCGCGGACGGCATCGTCCGTCGTGTTCACCTCGAAAGCCGCGATCACCGGCGGGCTGGCGCGAAAACTCGGGATCGAGAAGAAGCTCTATGCCGTCCAGAACACGCGCAGCAAGATCTCCAAGAAGAGCATGATCCACAACGACGCCACGCCCAATATCGAGGTCGATCCGGAGACCTATGAGGTCCGTGCCGACGGCGAGCTGCTCACCTGCGCCCCCGCCGAGGTGCTGCCGATGGCGCAGCGATATTTCATGTACTGA
- a CDS encoding HD domain-containing protein, with protein sequence MLPAVRLISEAAELAAHRHNGMARKGRGNEPYINHLAEVANLLATASEGADAELVAAGWLHDSIEDTETTREELAQKFSDRVASLVVECTDDMSLPKAERRRLQIVDAPKKSASAKLIKIADKVSNIGARVHADPSAEERDDLTDYTNWAEQVVAGCRGGNPWLDKKFDDAVRAARASL encoded by the coding sequence ATGCTTCCCGCCGTCCGCCTCATTTCCGAAGCTGCTGAGTTGGCTGCGCACCGTCACAACGGCATGGCACGGAAGGGGCGCGGCAACGAGCCTTACATCAATCATCTCGCGGAGGTCGCGAACCTGCTCGCGACGGCGAGCGAGGGGGCTGATGCCGAGCTCGTGGCAGCCGGGTGGCTGCATGATTCGATCGAGGATACCGAGACCACGCGCGAGGAGCTTGCGCAAAAGTTCTCGGATCGCGTGGCTTCCCTCGTCGTCGAATGCACCGACGACATGAGCTTGCCCAAGGCCGAGCGGCGGCGTCTGCAGATTGTCGATGCGCCGAAGAAATCGGCGAGCGCCAAGCTGATCAAGATTGCCGACAAGGTCAGCAATATCGGCGCGCGCGTTCATGCAGATCCGTCGGCCGAAGAACGCGACGACCTCACCGACTACACCAATTGGGCTGAGCAAGTCGTCGCTGGCTGTCGCGGCGGAAATCCGTGGCTCGATAAAAAGTTCGACGATGCCGTAAGAGCCGCGAGGGCTTCGCTGTGA
- a CDS encoding urease accessory protein UreE — MIRATQVRGQHRFTEAAADTVVLDFDDRHRRRMAMTGTRGLEFLLDLENAVALRGGDALVLEDGRLVEVVAAPEPLLEIRGRDPHHLIRVGWHLGNRHLPTQIMAKSLRIRRDHVIEAMVKGLGARVVEIEAPFDPEGGAYADAGHAHGHDDHAHHDHGHHHHDHHDHHHHDHAAHDHGHSHDHHHHDEHCDHPDHHHGHKHAHDHK; from the coding sequence ATGATCCGGGCAACGCAGGTCAGGGGACAGCACCGCTTCACGGAAGCGGCAGCGGATACGGTCGTGCTCGATTTCGACGATCGGCACCGCCGCCGCATGGCGATGACGGGGACGCGGGGCCTCGAATTCCTGCTCGACCTGGAGAATGCCGTCGCGCTGCGCGGCGGCGACGCGCTGGTGCTGGAGGACGGCCGGCTGGTCGAAGTGGTCGCGGCGCCCGAGCCGCTGCTCGAGATCCGCGGCCGCGATCCGCATCACCTGATCCGTGTCGGCTGGCATCTCGGCAATCGCCATCTGCCGACACAGATCATGGCCAAGAGCCTGCGCATCCGCCGCGACCACGTCATCGAGGCCATGGTGAAAGGCCTCGGTGCCCGCGTGGTCGAGATCGAGGCGCCGTTCGATCCCGAAGGCGGCGCCTATGCCGATGCCGGCCATGCGCATGGTCACGACGACCATGCGCATCACGACCACGGCCATCATCACCACGATCATCATGATCATCACCATCATGATCATGCTGCGCATGATCACGGTCACAGCCACGATCATCATCACCACGACGAGCATTGCGACCATCCCGACCATCACCACGGCCACAAGCATGCTCATGACCACAAATGA
- a CDS encoding urease subunit gamma, protein MNLSPREKDKLLISMAAIVARRRLDRGVKLNHPEAIAIISDFILEGARDGRTVAELMQSGAQVLTRDQVMPGIPEMIHDIQVEATFPDGTKLVTVHEPIR, encoded by the coding sequence ATGAACCTGTCTCCCCGCGAAAAGGACAAGCTTCTGATCTCGATGGCGGCCATCGTGGCCCGCCGCCGGCTGGATCGCGGCGTCAAGCTCAACCATCCCGAGGCGATCGCGATCATCTCCGACTTCATTCTCGAAGGCGCGCGCGACGGCCGCACCGTCGCCGAGCTGATGCAATCCGGCGCGCAGGTCCTCACCCGCGATCAGGTGATGCCTGGTATCCCCGAGATGATCCACGACATCCAGGTCGAGGCGACCTTTCCGGACGGCACCAAGCTCGTCACCGTCCACGAGCCGATCAGGTAG
- a CDS encoding urease accessory protein UreF, with the protein MLMTTNEPVAACDLAGREAAALYRLMTWLSPAFPVGGFSYSSGIEWAVEAGDVTDTATLADWLDAMLGDGSGFCDATFLVHAYRATELGADATLSDIAELAAAFVPSRERQLETTSQGRAFVEIARAAWDAQGLDAMVAACRMPLVYPVAVGVVAAMHGVPLAPTLHAFLHALVSNWISAASRLIPLGQTDSQRMLVRLEAAVAATANRALNATLDDLGSATFRADLASLRHETQYTRLFRS; encoded by the coding sequence ATGCTCATGACCACAAATGAGCCGGTCGCGGCGTGCGACCTCGCCGGGCGCGAGGCGGCGGCGCTGTACCGGCTGATGACGTGGCTGTCGCCGGCCTTTCCGGTCGGCGGTTTCTCCTATTCCAGCGGTATCGAATGGGCGGTCGAGGCAGGCGACGTCACCGACACCGCGACGCTGGCCGACTGGCTCGACGCGATGCTGGGCGATGGCTCCGGCTTTTGCGACGCGACCTTCCTGGTGCACGCCTATCGCGCCACAGAATTGGGCGCGGACGCCACCTTGAGCGATATTGCCGAGCTCGCCGCCGCCTTCGTGCCGTCGCGCGAGCGGCAGCTCGAGACCACTTCGCAGGGACGTGCCTTCGTCGAGATCGCCCGCGCCGCGTGGGATGCGCAAGGCCTGGATGCCATGGTGGCGGCGTGCCGCATGCCACTGGTCTATCCCGTCGCCGTCGGTGTTGTTGCCGCGATGCACGGCGTGCCGCTGGCGCCGACCTTGCACGCCTTCCTGCATGCGCTGGTCTCGAACTGGATTTCGGCGGCGAGCCGCCTCATTCCGCTCGGCCAGACCGACAGCCAGCGTATGCTGGTGAGGCTGGAAGCCGCGGTTGCCGCGACCGCGAACCGTGCGCTGAATGCGACACTGGACGACCTCGGCAGCGCGACCTTCCGCGCCGATCTCGCCAGCCTGCGGCACGAGACGCAATATACGCGGCTGTTTCGCTCGTGA
- a CDS encoding urease subunit beta: MIPGELFIQDGEIELNAGRKTVTLTVANTGDRPIQVGSHYHFFETNPALKFDRKKSRGMRLDIAAGTAVRFEPGQTRDIQLVAMAGKRTIYGFRGEVQGKL, from the coding sequence ATGATCCCCGGCGAACTCTTCATCCAGGACGGCGAGATCGAGCTCAATGCCGGCCGCAAGACCGTGACGCTGACGGTCGCCAACACCGGCGATCGCCCGATCCAGGTCGGCTCGCACTACCATTTCTTCGAGACGAACCCGGCGCTGAAGTTCGACCGCAAGAAGTCCCGCGGCATGCGCCTCGACATCGCCGCCGGCACCGCCGTCCGCTTCGAGCCCGGTCAGACCCGCGACATCCAGCTGGTCGCCATGGCGGGGAAGAGGACCATCTATGGTTTTCGCGGAGAGGTACAAGGCAAGCTGTGA
- the urtE gene encoding urea ABC transporter ATP-binding subunit UrtE — translation MLEVKDINLFYGAAQALRGVSIAAEPGKVTCVLGRNGVGKTSLLRAMVGQYPISSGAIVLDGSDITGLKPYERARKGIGFVPQGREIFPLLTVEENLKTGFGPLKREDRHIPDDVFSLFPVLQSMLGRRGGDLSGGQQQQLAIGRALVMRPKLLLLDEPTEGIQPSIIKDIGRAISYLRNLGNIAIVLVEQYLDFACELGDSFAVMDRGAVKFTCDRSNLDASEISRQMAL, via the coding sequence ATGCTCGAAGTTAAAGACATCAACCTGTTCTACGGCGCGGCGCAGGCGCTGCGCGGTGTGTCGATCGCGGCCGAGCCGGGCAAGGTGACCTGCGTGCTCGGGCGCAACGGCGTCGGCAAGACCTCGCTGTTGCGCGCGATGGTCGGGCAGTATCCGATTTCCTCGGGCGCGATCGTGCTCGACGGCAGCGACATCACGGGCCTGAAGCCCTATGAGCGGGCGCGCAAGGGCATCGGCTTCGTGCCGCAGGGCCGAGAGATATTTCCGCTGCTGACGGTCGAGGAGAACCTGAAAACCGGCTTCGGTCCGCTCAAGCGCGAGGACAGGCACATCCCGGACGACGTGTTCTCGCTGTTTCCGGTGCTGCAATCCATGCTCGGGCGGCGCGGCGGCGACCTCTCCGGCGGCCAGCAGCAACAGCTCGCGATCGGACGCGCGCTGGTGATGCGGCCAAAGCTGCTGCTGCTCGACGAGCCGACCGAAGGCATCCAGCCCTCGATCATCAAGGACATCGGCCGCGCCATCTCCTATTTGCGCAACCTCGGCAACATCGCCATCGTGCTGGTCGAACAATATCTCGACTTTGCCTGCGAACTCGGCGACAGTTTCGCGGTGATGGATCGCGGCGCGGTGAAATTCACCTGCGACCGCTCCAATCTCGACGCGAGCGAGATCAGCCGCCAGATGGCGCTGTAG
- a CDS encoding putative quinol monooxygenase, with product MIYVVATLTIKPETRAEFIAAATACIKETRKEPGNIAYDLHESVTDPSKMVFVEQWENAEALVPHRAMEHMKTFGRVAVKCFTAPPKIEVITPEKVETR from the coding sequence GTGATCTACGTCGTTGCCACCTTGACCATCAAGCCTGAAACGCGCGCCGAGTTCATTGCAGCCGCCACCGCCTGCATCAAGGAGACGCGGAAAGAGCCCGGCAATATCGCCTATGATCTGCATGAGAGCGTCACTGATCCCAGCAAGATGGTGTTCGTCGAGCAGTGGGAAAATGCCGAGGCGCTGGTGCCGCATCGGGCCATGGAGCACATGAAGACGTTCGGCCGCGTCGCGGTGAAGTGCTTCACGGCGCCGCCGAAGATCGAGGTGATCACGCCCGAGAAGGTCGAGACACGGTAA
- a CDS encoding HWE histidine kinase domain-containing protein, protein MVRLGFIIGFIALLGALLSGLAAYRVHDQELALDRIALARAIDVHASLVQDRLTERELLARVASGLFRTPSVIKPNMLEPLRSAIYAFKTDFVVAGWVARLKPNELVAAQDAIARAGFPNPQIRSYDDKPIDLAGVTQPIDVLMDLEPRSNETKALPGRSYDEDQVRSAMLTRARVEKRSVASDPIQLLRAGGPIGIIVAAPVIPEGATEPAGFITFSYELATLMLTNDDMSLFAVALKDPRREGGELVANEQGVVSSRMTTAEGPAPSATRTVSFGGRDWQLGYYAKTNSARRAEQTAIIVAAIGFAITAMVCGLFGYVAYNNLRLSREIQVRIGFERRLTAVIDELNHRVKNILAVIQSIVTRTLRHGSDIDVARELLIGRIHAMSNVVSLLSESQWQGVKLKGLFEARAIPHADRIAVTGPDIAVSARAAQSLSLLFFELASHSDEGLSLVGKHPHITANWTVTGEENDEVFHFRWEEFNTSEATRRPDSDFGLILLDRVAPEALGGTAKRYFTDASYVYELTAPMETVVDMSERDRTDKISAPVRPAK, encoded by the coding sequence GTGGTCCGGCTGGGATTTATCATCGGTTTCATTGCGCTGCTCGGAGCCCTGCTTTCCGGGCTCGCGGCTTATCGCGTCCACGACCAGGAGCTGGCGCTGGACCGGATCGCGCTGGCGCGCGCGATCGACGTCCACGCGAGCCTCGTCCAGGATCGCCTGACCGAGCGCGAGCTGCTCGCGCGTGTCGCCTCAGGCCTGTTCCGTACGCCGTCGGTGATCAAGCCGAACATGCTGGAGCCGTTGCGCTCGGCCATCTACGCCTTCAAGACCGATTTCGTGGTGGCCGGGTGGGTCGCCCGGCTGAAGCCGAACGAGCTTGTGGCGGCGCAGGACGCGATCGCGCGCGCCGGCTTCCCCAATCCGCAGATCCGGTCGTATGACGACAAGCCGATCGACCTGGCTGGTGTCACCCAGCCGATCGATGTGCTGATGGACCTCGAACCGCGCAGCAACGAGACCAAGGCGCTGCCCGGCCGCAGCTACGATGAGGATCAGGTGCGCAGCGCCATGCTGACACGCGCGCGGGTCGAAAAGCGGTCGGTCGCGTCGGACCCGATTCAGCTTCTGCGCGCCGGCGGGCCGATCGGCATCATCGTGGCCGCTCCCGTCATTCCCGAGGGCGCAACGGAGCCGGCGGGCTTCATCACATTTTCCTACGAGCTCGCCACGCTGATGCTGACCAATGACGACATGTCGTTGTTCGCGGTCGCGCTGAAGGATCCGCGCCGGGAAGGCGGCGAGCTCGTTGCCAACGAGCAGGGCGTGGTCTCGTCGCGCATGACGACGGCGGAGGGGCCGGCGCCATCGGCGACGCGCACGGTGAGCTTCGGCGGCCGCGACTGGCAGCTCGGCTACTACGCCAAGACCAATTCGGCGCGGCGCGCCGAGCAGACCGCGATCATCGTCGCCGCAATCGGCTTTGCCATCACCGCGATGGTGTGCGGCCTGTTCGGCTATGTCGCCTACAACAATCTGCGGCTCAGCCGCGAAATCCAGGTGCGGATCGGCTTCGAGCGCCGGCTGACCGCCGTCATCGACGAGCTCAACCACCGGGTCAAGAACATCCTGGCGGTGATCCAGTCGATCGTGACGCGCACGCTGCGCCACGGCTCGGACATCGACGTTGCGCGCGAACTGCTGATCGGCCGCATCCACGCCATGTCCAACGTGGTCTCGCTGCTCAGCGAGAGCCAGTGGCAGGGCGTCAAGCTGAAGGGCCTGTTCGAGGCGCGCGCCATCCCGCATGCGGACCGCATCGCCGTCACCGGCCCTGATATCGCGGTCAGCGCGCGTGCCGCGCAAAGCCTCTCGCTGCTGTTCTTCGAGCTGGCCTCGCACTCCGACGAAGGTCTGTCGCTGGTCGGAAAGCATCCGCACATCACCGCGAACTGGACGGTGACGGGCGAGGAGAACGATGAGGTCTTCCATTTCCGCTGGGAGGAGTTCAACACCAGCGAGGCAACGCGCCGCCCGGATTCCGATTTCGGCCTGATCCTGCTCGACCGCGTCGCGCCCGAAGCGCTCGGCGGCACCGCCAAGCGCTACTTCACCGACGCCTCCTACGTCTACGAATTGACGGCGCCGATGGAGACGGTGGTCGATATGTCCGAGCGCGACCGCACGGATAAAATCTCGGCGCCGGTCAGGCCGGCGAAGTAA
- a CDS encoding urease accessory protein UreD encodes MRSDVSVTSEVFEANRARGAVRFDVHARDGVTRRGTLHESGSLRVRFPSPEGEGLSGVFVNTAGGVAGGDRFDIDIAAGEGSRLTLTTAAAEKVYRAPGAAAQLNIALKVAAGAHLGWLPQETILFDRARVHRRFDIELDEAASLLLCEIVVFGRIAMGERMEQGEFVDRWRLRRGGRLVFAETVRLDGDIGAKLARSAMTKGGAAIGTALIVPGDEALIERIREASESFAGEVGISAWNGFAMARFCAQDAARLRADMMAVLARTGAALPRLWLN; translated from the coding sequence ATGCGCAGCGACGTTTCAGTCACATCAGAGGTTTTCGAGGCGAACCGGGCCCGCGGCGCGGTGCGCTTCGACGTCCATGCGCGCGATGGCGTGACGCGGCGTGGGACGTTGCATGAGTCCGGCTCCCTGCGCGTACGCTTTCCCTCGCCGGAAGGCGAGGGCCTCTCCGGCGTGTTCGTCAACACGGCCGGTGGTGTCGCCGGCGGGGACCGCTTCGATATCGACATCGCAGCGGGCGAGGGCTCGCGCCTGACATTGACCACGGCGGCCGCCGAAAAGGTCTACCGCGCGCCCGGGGCGGCGGCGCAGCTCAATATTGCCTTGAAGGTTGCCGCGGGGGCGCATCTTGGCTGGCTGCCGCAGGAGACGATCCTGTTCGATCGCGCCCGGGTCCATCGCCGCTTCGACATCGAGCTCGATGAAGCCGCCTCGCTCCTGCTTTGCGAGATCGTCGTGTTCGGCCGCATCGCCATGGGCGAGCGGATGGAGCAGGGCGAGTTCGTCGACCGCTGGCGGCTGCGTCGTGGTGGCAGGCTGGTGTTCGCCGAAACGGTCAGGCTCGACGGCGATATCGGCGCAAAACTTGCGCGATCCGCGATGACCAAAGGCGGCGCGGCGATCGGCACGGCGCTGATCGTTCCCGGCGACGAGGCTCTGATCGAGCGCATCCGCGAGGCTTCGGAATCCTTCGCCGGCGAGGTCGGAATATCCGCCTGGAATGGCTTTGCAATGGCGCGGTTCTGTGCCCAAGATGCGGCGCGCTTGCGCGCCGATATGATGGCGGTGCTGGCGCGGACCGGTGCGGCACTGCCCCGGCTCTGGCTGAATTGA
- a CDS encoding TetR/AcrR family transcriptional regulator, whose amino-acid sequence MAKSGGEEADSAPRRGRPRSIETTNAILESAYALMAATGLAATSIDAVARHSSVSKMTIYKWWPSREALLIDAFLHHAAQMLPLPPASSGPPAARARRHAAAYAEALQGEFGKVQLAVISECISKTGSAELFYARYLQFRRAALVEMIAAGQTDGSILAEGAPEDLYDAIYGSLFYRYVFGIAPITPAYARNLVDLVLRPKG is encoded by the coding sequence ATGGCGAAGAGCGGGGGTGAAGAGGCTGACAGCGCGCCCCGGCGCGGGCGGCCGCGGTCGATCGAAACCACCAACGCCATTCTCGAAAGCGCCTATGCGCTGATGGCCGCCACGGGTCTCGCCGCCACCAGCATCGACGCCGTCGCACGCCACTCCAGCGTCTCCAAGATGACGATCTACAAATGGTGGCCGTCACGCGAAGCGCTGTTGATCGACGCCTTTCTCCATCACGCCGCGCAGATGCTGCCGCTGCCGCCTGCGAGCTCCGGCCCGCCGGCGGCGCGCGCGCGCCGCCATGCCGCGGCCTATGCCGAGGCACTCCAGGGCGAGTTCGGCAAGGTGCAGCTCGCCGTCATCTCCGAATGCATTTCCAAGACCGGCTCGGCGGAGCTGTTCTACGCCCGCTACCTGCAATTCCGCCGCGCCGCGCTGGTCGAGATGATCGCGGCGGGCCAGACCGACGGCAGCATCCTGGCGGAGGGAGCGCCCGAGGATCTCTACGACGCCATCTATGGCAGCCTGTTCTATCGCTATGTCTTCGGCATCGCACCGATCACGCCGGCTTACGCGCGCAATCTGGTCGACCTGGTGCTGCGGCCAAAGGGCTAA
- the ureG gene encoding urease accessory protein UreG, producing MSKSHGPLRVGIGGPVGSGKTALMDLLCKTMRERYDIAAITNDIYTKWDAEFLVRSGSLTPDRIAGVETGGCPHTAIREDASMNLAAVADMRAKFPGLDLVLIESGGDNLAATFSPELADLTIYVIDVAAGDKIPSKGGPGITRSDLLVINKIDLAPHVGASLEKMETDARRMRGARPFVMTNLKKSEGLDHIIGFIEAKGGLKRAS from the coding sequence ATGTCGAAATCTCACGGCCCCTTGCGTGTCGGCATCGGCGGCCCGGTCGGATCGGGCAAGACCGCGCTGATGGACCTGCTCTGCAAGACCATGCGCGAGCGCTATGACATCGCGGCGATCACCAACGACATCTACACCAAATGGGATGCGGAATTCCTTGTGCGCTCGGGCTCGCTGACGCCGGACCGCATCGCCGGCGTCGAGACCGGCGGTTGCCCGCACACCGCGATCCGCGAGGACGCCTCGATGAACCTGGCTGCGGTCGCAGACATGCGCGCAAAATTCCCCGGCCTCGACCTCGTGCTGATCGAGTCAGGCGGCGACAATCTGGCTGCCACTTTTTCCCCGGAGCTCGCCGACCTGACCATCTACGTCATCGATGTCGCCGCCGGCGACAAGATCCCGTCCAAGGGCGGCCCCGGCATCACCCGCTCCGACCTGCTGGTCATCAACAAGATCGACCTCGCGCCCCATGTCGGGGCCTCCCTGGAGAAGATGGAGACGGACGCCAGACGCATGCGCGGCGCGCGCCCCTTCGTCATGACCAACCTGAAAAAGAGCGAGGGGCTCGACCATATCATCGGCTTCATCGAGGCCAAAGGCGGCCTGAAACGGGCAAGCTGA